The following coding sequences lie in one Streptomyces sp. NBC_00510 genomic window:
- a CDS encoding TetR/AcrR family transcriptional regulator, whose translation MTEPPRAVLPVRDASAGPAGLTLTPAGEPPRLRADAARNRRRLLEVAAELAAEHGAANVTMEAVAAAAEVGKGTVFRRFGDRTGLMLALIDHIEQQIQAAFLTGPPPLGPDAPPLERLRAFGPAVMRHEHAHRDLYLAARREQSRRFNPSYQLRLTHLTLLLRQAGAPGDVELTGHTLQAYLDTVLVEYLLTARGMPIDRLDAGWHDLVDRLGTPR comes from the coding sequence ATGACCGAGCCGCCCCGCGCCGTCCTCCCCGTGCGCGACGCCTCCGCCGGACCCGCGGGCCTCACCCTTACACCGGCGGGCGAGCCACCACGGCTGCGCGCCGACGCCGCACGGAACCGCAGGCGCCTGCTGGAGGTGGCGGCCGAACTCGCCGCCGAGCACGGAGCGGCGAACGTGACCATGGAGGCCGTCGCCGCCGCGGCCGAGGTCGGCAAAGGGACGGTGTTCCGGCGTTTCGGCGACCGCACGGGGCTGATGCTCGCGCTGATCGACCACATCGAGCAGCAGATCCAGGCGGCCTTCCTCACCGGTCCGCCGCCCCTGGGACCGGACGCCCCGCCGCTGGAGCGGCTGCGCGCCTTCGGTCCCGCCGTGATGCGCCACGAGCACGCCCATCGCGACCTGTACCTCGCCGCGCGCCGGGAGCAGAGCCGCCGCTTCAACCCGTCGTACCAGCTCAGGCTCACGCACCTGACCCTGCTGCTCCGGCAGGCGGGCGCCCCAGGCGACGTCGAACTGACCGGGCACACGCTGCAGGCCTACCTCGACACCGTGCTCGTGGAGTACCTGCTCACGGCCCGGGGCATGCCCATCGACCGGCTGGACGCCGGCTGGCACGACCTCGTCGACCGCCTCGGCACACCGCGGTAG
- a CDS encoding S8 family serine peptidase, protein MRPLFPGRTGLPIVAGVAAMLMAIPPASASDHATASSSTDNVVVTGRAHSGSSPRTVTLITGDRVTVTPGGDGRASVTVQGPGGHRADARITTQNGDTYVYPFAAERYVSAGLLDTDLFNVTRLIADGYDDDRSKGLPVILTYSSDARRKLAAPSLPDGATGARALTSIDSTATTQDHDQAAEFWADLTGRATAQAAAKATASGPALSGGVRKVWLDGKVKADLADSVAQIGAPEVWAGGDTGQGVDVAVLDTGYDTGHPDLDGVVADSRSFVPGEDVDDHHGHGTHVASTIAGNGAASGGKEKGVAPGVRLHVGKVLSNAGSGSDSWIISGMEWAAREAKARVVSMSLGSDQPTDGTDPMSQAVNELSAETGTLFTIAAGNAGPYEGTVAAPGAADAALTVGAVDSSDAIADFSSRGPRFRDDAMKPEITAPGVDILAARSQWAPFGTGSYATLSGTSMATPHVAGVAALVAAEHPDWNGARIKDALVSTSVATPDIPADSGGNGRVDAVAATGSTLVATATADAGIHPPGGASGGTVTRTVEWANSADTAVTVTPRVDAPGAPEGLFTVTDRQLTVPAHGTASTTVTTTLDRAPAGSRFTGHVEGVVDGKAATRTLLAVSTRDEYHHLRVHVTDRAGDPMVGLVMYQRKGDEFAQALYTDLDGVLDTVVPPGTYTVWTWGAVRGVHGESSFGRALLARTGVVVADADTDATLDGTKLRRTQVVTPKTSTDSDIRMDFSQSFKDGSPAITDTATVGDGFDSVWALPMPKASGGDLAYTVRWRMQQPLLALSSGDQVFDDLWLQPGSGRPAEGARTLPAVFAGNGTAAEYAAAGAKGKVAVVRFVADDDDRVAAAAADDQFTAAQKAGVALLVVVNDQNGRLREPVRRTDLVIAGISRTEGETLIGRIQDSRTGSVPMRVVGHAETDYLYDLVHTWHGTIPQTQTYAPAEHRLARVDVGFRNEPGTEVDEFRYDIQPYLGVKVGGTRLSTAGAERTDWVTPAGEATWMEEAANGIRSIQFSGLVDYPAGRTTDVQWFGPVEHPRINESQWLPRRDGDALDVTIPAWGDGGRDHAGVVGPGTTSQVNELYRGGDLVTRTEGGWLGGDVPAASGRYRLVTSTERTEGYPYSTATRTEWGFTSATPRTDDPQVLPLLQLDYGIRTDAGGAARRDAELTVSASPLPGASAGRVSTDAVEVSYDDGRTWHKLALRGADDGAARVRLDAPRRAEFLSLRVRASDKRGDTVTQTVIRATGLA, encoded by the coding sequence GTGAGACCGCTCTTCCCGGGCCGAACCGGCCTGCCGATCGTCGCGGGTGTCGCGGCAATGCTGATGGCGATCCCACCGGCGTCTGCCAGTGACCACGCCACCGCCTCCTCCTCGACGGACAACGTGGTCGTGACCGGCCGGGCCCACTCGGGCTCCAGCCCGCGCACCGTCACCCTCATCACCGGCGACCGGGTCACCGTCACGCCGGGCGGCGACGGCCGTGCCTCCGTCACCGTGCAGGGCCCCGGCGGCCACCGCGCGGACGCCCGCATCACCACGCAGAACGGCGACACCTACGTCTACCCGTTCGCCGCCGAGCGGTACGTGTCGGCCGGGCTGCTCGACACCGACCTCTTCAACGTCACGCGGCTCATCGCCGACGGTTACGACGACGACCGATCCAAGGGCCTGCCCGTCATCCTGACCTACTCCTCCGACGCCCGGCGGAAGCTCGCGGCGCCGTCCCTCCCCGACGGGGCCACCGGCGCACGCGCGCTGACCAGCATCGACAGCACCGCCACCACCCAGGACCACGACCAGGCGGCGGAGTTCTGGGCCGACCTGACCGGCCGGGCCACCGCGCAGGCGGCCGCGAAGGCCACGGCGAGCGGACCCGCCCTGTCCGGCGGCGTACGCAAGGTGTGGCTCGACGGCAAGGTCAAGGCCGACCTCGCCGACAGCGTCGCCCAGATCGGCGCCCCCGAGGTGTGGGCCGGGGGCGACACGGGCCAGGGCGTGGACGTCGCCGTCCTCGACACCGGTTACGACACCGGCCACCCCGACCTCGACGGCGTCGTCGCCGACTCCCGCAGCTTCGTGCCCGGCGAGGACGTCGACGACCACCACGGCCACGGCACCCACGTGGCGTCCACCATCGCGGGCAACGGCGCCGCGTCCGGCGGCAAGGAGAAGGGCGTCGCCCCCGGCGTGCGGCTGCACGTGGGCAAGGTCCTCAGCAACGCGGGCAGCGGTTCCGACTCCTGGATCATCAGCGGCATGGAGTGGGCCGCCCGCGAGGCCAAGGCCCGCGTGGTCAGCATGAGCCTCGGCAGCGACCAGCCCACCGACGGCACCGACCCGATGAGCCAGGCGGTCAACGAACTCAGCGCCGAAACGGGCACGTTGTTCACCATAGCCGCCGGCAACGCCGGCCCGTACGAGGGCACCGTGGCCGCGCCCGGCGCCGCCGACGCCGCGCTCACCGTCGGCGCCGTCGACTCCTCCGACGCCATCGCCGACTTCTCCAGTCGCGGCCCCCGTTTCCGGGACGACGCGATGAAGCCGGAGATCACCGCCCCCGGTGTCGACATCCTGGCGGCCCGCTCCCAGTGGGCGCCCTTCGGAACCGGCTCGTACGCCACCCTCAGCGGCACCTCGATGGCCACCCCGCACGTCGCGGGCGTCGCCGCCCTGGTGGCGGCGGAGCACCCGGACTGGAACGGGGCCCGGATCAAGGACGCCCTGGTCTCCACGTCCGTCGCGACCCCGGACATCCCCGCGGACTCGGGAGGCAACGGACGCGTGGACGCGGTGGCCGCCACCGGCAGCACGCTCGTGGCCACCGCCACGGCCGACGCCGGCATCCACCCCCCGGGCGGCGCGTCCGGCGGGACCGTGACCCGTACCGTGGAGTGGGCCAACTCCGCTGACACCGCGGTCACCGTGACCCCGCGCGTGGACGCGCCGGGGGCACCCGAGGGCCTGTTCACCGTGACGGACCGTCAGCTCACCGTGCCCGCCCACGGCACCGCCTCCACCACCGTGACCACCACGCTCGACCGGGCCCCTGCGGGATCCCGCTTCACCGGGCACGTCGAGGGCGTCGTCGACGGCAAGGCGGCCACGCGCACCCTCCTCGCGGTCAGCACCCGGGACGAGTACCACCACCTGCGCGTCCACGTCACCGACCGCGCCGGCGACCCGATGGTCGGCCTGGTGATGTACCAGCGCAAGGGCGACGAGTTCGCCCAGGCCCTCTACACCGACCTCGACGGCGTGCTGGACACCGTCGTCCCGCCGGGCACGTACACCGTCTGGACCTGGGGCGCCGTCCGCGGCGTCCACGGCGAGTCCTCCTTCGGCCGGGCGCTGCTGGCCCGCACCGGCGTCGTGGTCGCGGACGCCGACACCGACGCGACGCTGGACGGGACGAAGCTGCGCAGGACCCAGGTCGTCACGCCGAAGACGTCCACGGACAGCGACATCCGCATGGACTTCAGCCAGTCCTTCAAGGACGGCTCCCCGGCGATCACCGACACCGCGACCGTCGGCGACGGCTTCGACAGCGTGTGGGCACTGCCCATGCCGAAGGCCTCCGGGGGCGACCTGGCGTACACGGTGCGCTGGCGCATGCAGCAGCCGCTGCTGGCCCTGTCCTCCGGCGACCAGGTCTTCGACGACCTGTGGCTCCAGCCCGGTTCCGGGCGCCCGGCCGAGGGCGCCAGGACCCTGCCCGCCGTGTTCGCGGGCAACGGCACCGCGGCGGAGTACGCGGCCGCCGGCGCCAAGGGCAAGGTGGCGGTGGTCCGCTTCGTGGCGGACGACGACGACCGGGTCGCCGCCGCGGCGGCCGACGACCAGTTCACCGCCGCGCAGAAGGCGGGCGTCGCCCTGCTGGTCGTGGTGAACGACCAGAACGGCCGGCTGCGGGAGCCCGTCCGCCGCACCGACCTGGTCATCGCGGGCATCTCCCGGACCGAGGGCGAGACCCTGATCGGCCGTATCCAGGACAGCCGTACCGGCTCGGTGCCGATGCGCGTCGTCGGCCACGCCGAGACGGACTACCTGTACGACCTGGTGCACACCTGGCACGGCACCATCCCGCAGACGCAGACCTACGCGCCCGCCGAGCACCGCCTGGCCAGGGTCGACGTCGGCTTCCGCAACGAACCCGGCACGGAGGTCGACGAGTTCCGCTACGACATCCAGCCCTACCTCGGGGTCAAGGTCGGCGGCACCCGGCTGTCGACGGCGGGCGCCGAGCGCACCGACTGGGTCACCCCGGCCGGTGAGGCGACCTGGATGGAGGAGGCCGCCAACGGCATCCGCTCCATCCAGTTCTCCGGGCTGGTCGACTACCCGGCGGGACGCACCACCGACGTCCAGTGGTTCGGCCCCGTCGAGCACCCGCGCATCAACGAGAGCCAGTGGCTGCCCCGGCGCGACGGTGACGCCCTCGACGTGACCATCCCGGCCTGGGGCGACGGCGGCCGCGACCACGCGGGTGTGGTCGGGCCGGGCACCACCTCCCAGGTGAACGAGCTCTACCGGGGCGGCGATCTGGTCACCCGCACCGAGGGCGGCTGGCTGGGCGGGGACGTCCCGGCGGCCTCGGGCCGGTACCGGCTGGTGACGTCCACCGAGCGGACGGAGGGGTACCCGTACTCCACCGCGACCCGCACCGAGTGGGGCTTCACCTCCGCGACGCCGCGCACGGACGACCCGCAGGTGCTCCCGCTGTTGCAGCTCGACTACGGGATCCGCACCGACGCGGGCGGCGCCGCACGACGCGACGCCGAACTCACGGTCAGCGCTTCCCCGCTGCCGGGTGCGTCGGCCGGGCGGGTCAGCACGGACGCGGTGGAGGTCTCGTACGACGACGGCCGGACGTGGCACAAGCTCGCGCTGCGCGGCGCGGACGACGGCGCCGCCCGGGTCCGTCTGGACGCGCCGCGGCGGGCCGAGTTCCTGTCGCTGCGCGTGCGCGCCTCGGACAAGCGGGGCGACACGGTGACGCAGACGGTGATCCGGGCGACCGGTCTGGCCTGA
- a CDS encoding alpha-galactosidase, with product MADTTARIVPLRAAGTAFVVELTEPVPRVLHWGADLGPLSADDLAALSLTAEPAVLNNSPDSPRRFTVWPTEADGWAGTPAHHGHLDGGAAAPRLATTGTAVRQDAEGGELAVSLTDTAAGLDITITYRLEPSGVLAVHSEITRQRTADPAPYDLAQVTALLPLPRRAGEILDFTGKWSRERSPQRRPLAHGTYAREVRRGKPGLDSPYLVAVGVPGFGFREGEVWGLHVAWSGDQRYLVEQLPEGAGVHAAVLGGGELLRAGEVRLAPGETHRTPVCHYAWSGTGLDGLADRFHTLLRDRPGHPRRARPVILNSWEAVYFDHDPERLLRLADRAAEVGVERFVLDDGWFRGRRSDRAGLGDWTVDREVWPAGLAPLADHVRSLGMEFGLWVEPEMINLDSDLAREHPDWVLAPARGAGPSARHQHVLDLSHPGVVTYLLGALDALIGEYGIAYLKWDHNREVHEAVSGPADRPVAHAQVEALYRLLDALKRRHPALEIESCASGGGRVDLGILARTDRVWASDCNDPVERQSIQRWTGQLLPPELVGAHVGPTPSHTTARVGSDTFRLTTALFGHPGIEQDITRCTPEELARLTAWTALYRELRPLLHGGRTVRADLPGDATLLHGVVAHDGTAALYCWARVATSPEGQSGRVPLPGLAPALRYRVRVRTDIGLPSFHQTSGPAWLTEAIDDRLTLPGTLLTAAGLPMPQLNPEQALLIEVRQAD from the coding sequence ATGGCAGACACCACCGCGCGGATCGTCCCGCTGCGCGCGGCCGGCACCGCGTTCGTCGTCGAACTCACCGAGCCGGTGCCCAGGGTCCTCCACTGGGGGGCCGACCTCGGCCCGCTGTCCGCCGACGACCTCGCCGCCCTCAGCCTGACCGCCGAGCCCGCGGTCCTCAACAACTCCCCCGACTCCCCGCGCCGCTTCACCGTCTGGCCCACCGAGGCGGACGGCTGGGCCGGCACCCCCGCGCACCACGGGCACCTCGACGGCGGTGCCGCCGCCCCCCGCCTGGCCACGACGGGCACCGCCGTCCGCCAGGACGCCGAGGGCGGCGAACTGGCCGTCTCCCTCACCGACACCGCTGCGGGGCTCGACATCACGATCACCTATCGGCTGGAGCCCTCCGGAGTGCTCGCCGTCCACAGCGAGATCACCCGGCAGCGGACGGCGGACCCCGCCCCGTACGACCTCGCGCAGGTCACCGCGCTGCTCCCGCTGCCCCGGCGGGCGGGCGAGATCCTCGACTTCACCGGCAAATGGAGCCGGGAACGCTCCCCGCAACGCCGCCCCCTCGCCCACGGCACGTACGCCCGCGAGGTCCGGCGCGGCAAGCCCGGCCTGGACTCGCCCTACCTCGTGGCCGTCGGCGTACCCGGTTTCGGCTTCCGCGAGGGCGAGGTGTGGGGCCTGCACGTCGCCTGGAGCGGCGACCAGCGCTACCTCGTCGAGCAACTGCCCGAGGGCGCCGGCGTCCACGCCGCCGTGCTCGGCGGCGGCGAACTGCTGCGTGCCGGCGAGGTCCGGCTCGCGCCCGGCGAGACCCACCGCACCCCCGTCTGCCACTACGCCTGGTCCGGCACCGGCCTCGACGGCCTCGCCGACCGCTTCCACACCCTGCTCCGGGACCGCCCGGGTCACCCGCGCCGCGCGCGCCCGGTCATCCTCAACAGCTGGGAGGCGGTCTACTTCGACCACGACCCGGAACGCCTCCTGCGGCTCGCCGACCGCGCGGCCGAGGTCGGCGTGGAGCGCTTCGTCCTGGACGACGGCTGGTTCCGCGGCCGCCGCTCCGACCGCGCGGGGCTCGGCGACTGGACGGTCGACCGGGAGGTGTGGCCCGCCGGGCTGGCGCCGCTCGCCGACCACGTGCGTTCCCTGGGCATGGAGTTCGGCCTGTGGGTCGAACCCGAGATGATCAACCTCGACTCGGACCTGGCCCGCGAGCACCCCGACTGGGTTCTCGCCCCCGCGCGCGGCGCCGGCCCATCGGCCCGTCACCAGCACGTCCTCGACCTCTCCCACCCCGGCGTCGTCACCTACCTGCTGGGGGCGCTGGACGCCCTGATCGGGGAGTACGGCATCGCCTACCTCAAGTGGGACCACAACCGCGAGGTGCACGAGGCCGTGAGCGGCCCGGCCGACCGCCCGGTGGCGCACGCCCAGGTCGAGGCGCTCTACCGGCTGCTGGACGCTCTCAAGCGCCGTCACCCGGCCCTGGAGATCGAGAGCTGCGCCAGCGGGGGCGGCCGCGTCGACCTGGGCATCCTCGCCAGGACCGACCGGGTGTGGGCCTCCGACTGCAACGACCCGGTGGAACGGCAGTCCATCCAGCGCTGGACGGGCCAACTGCTGCCCCCCGAACTGGTCGGCGCCCACGTGGGCCCCACCCCCAGCCACACCACGGCACGCGTCGGCTCCGACACCTTCCGCCTGACCACCGCGCTCTTCGGCCACCCCGGCATCGAACAGGACATCACCCGCTGCACCCCGGAGGAACTGGCCCGGCTCACCGCGTGGACGGCCCTGTACAGGGAACTGCGCCCGCTGCTGCACGGCGGGCGCACCGTCCGCGCCGACCTCCCGGGGGACGCGACGCTGCTGCACGGCGTCGTCGCCCACGACGGCACGGCCGCGCTCTACTGCTGGGCCCGCGTGGCGACCTCCCCCGAGGGCCAGTCCGGCCGGGTACCGCTGCCCGGCCTCGCCCCCGCCCTCCGCTACCGCGTGCGCGTCCGCACCGACATCGGCCTGCCGTCCTTCCACCAGACGAGCGGCCCGGCCTGGCTCACCGAGGCGATCGACGACCGCCTCACCCTCCCCGGCACGCTGCTCACCGCCGCCGGACTGCCGATGCCCCAACTCAACCCCGAGCAGGCCCTCCTGATCGAGGTACGGCAGGCCGACTGA
- a CDS encoding sugar ABC transporter substrate-binding protein: protein MRIRRVVALGATLTLAAVLSACSSGSDSAGGGSQTVNWWTWDDKQAAAYKTCAADFEKANPGTTVKISQYNVDDYFTKLTAGFVAGNAPDAFQNSVQFFQAYAGQHQLLAMDDFIAKDKFDLSRFSVGVNAWKFTDGKQYALPLDWAAAGLYYDQDALAKAGYSKSDVDSVTWNPDDGGEFGKMIAHLTVDEKGRRGDQPGFDKAHVKTFGFGQIAAKDFIGQTSWSPFASSTGWRLGDKESWPTVFNYGDPRLVKTLNWARSLTEKGYAPKIGEFTSSVSDVDLLSSHKVAMEMGGSWSASTFAKIPGVKTGVAAPPYGPDGKTRAVMSNSNGNNIWAGTKNPELAWKWVSYMGSEDCQSKAARTGTFFPSIPASMDAATKALAGDGVDLSVFTSMLKDKVLYPSPVYGNGAAVQDALNPLFEAYFAGQKDDSVFADMQDQSKTLLAKN from the coding sequence ATGAGAATTCGCAGAGTCGTCGCGCTGGGGGCCACGCTCACCCTCGCCGCGGTGCTGTCCGCCTGCTCCTCCGGCTCGGACTCCGCGGGCGGCGGTTCGCAGACCGTCAACTGGTGGACCTGGGACGACAAGCAGGCCGCCGCGTACAAGACCTGCGCCGCGGACTTCGAGAAGGCCAACCCCGGCACGACCGTCAAGATCTCGCAGTACAACGTCGACGACTACTTCACCAAGCTGACCGCCGGCTTCGTCGCGGGCAACGCCCCCGACGCCTTCCAGAACAGCGTCCAGTTCTTCCAGGCCTACGCCGGCCAGCACCAGCTGCTGGCGATGGACGACTTCATCGCCAAGGACAAGTTCGACCTGTCCCGCTTCTCCGTCGGTGTGAACGCCTGGAAGTTCACCGACGGCAAGCAGTACGCGCTGCCGCTGGACTGGGCCGCGGCCGGCCTCTACTACGACCAGGACGCCCTGGCCAAGGCGGGCTACAGCAAGAGCGACGTCGACTCCGTGACGTGGAACCCCGACGACGGCGGCGAGTTCGGCAAGATGATCGCCCACCTCACCGTCGACGAGAAGGGCCGCCGAGGCGACCAGCCCGGTTTCGACAAGGCCCACGTCAAGACCTTCGGCTTCGGCCAGATCGCGGCCAAGGACTTCATCGGCCAGACCTCCTGGAGCCCCTTCGCCTCCAGCACCGGGTGGCGGCTCGGCGACAAGGAGAGCTGGCCGACGGTCTTCAACTACGGCGACCCGCGCCTGGTGAAGACGCTCAACTGGGCGCGCTCCCTGACGGAGAAGGGGTACGCGCCGAAGATCGGCGAGTTCACCTCCAGCGTCAGCGACGTCGATCTGCTCTCCTCCCACAAGGTGGCGATGGAGATGGGCGGTTCCTGGTCCGCCTCCACCTTCGCCAAGATCCCGGGCGTCAAGACCGGCGTCGCGGCGCCCCCGTACGGCCCCGACGGCAAGACCCGCGCGGTGATGAGCAACTCCAACGGCAACAACATCTGGGCGGGCACCAAGAACCCCGAGCTGGCCTGGAAGTGGGTGTCCTACATGGGCTCCGAGGACTGCCAGTCCAAGGCCGCCCGCACCGGCACGTTCTTCCCGTCCATCCCCGCCTCCATGGACGCCGCGACGAAGGCCCTGGCCGGTGACGGCGTCGACCTGTCGGTCTTCACCAGCATGCTCAAGGACAAGGTCCTCTACCCGTCCCCGGTCTACGGCAACGGCGCCGCGGTGCAGGACGCCCTGAACCCGCTCTTCGAGGCCTACTTCGCCGGGCAGAAGGACGACTCCGTCTTCGCGGACATGCAGGACCAGAGCAAGACCCTCCTCGCGAAGAACTGA
- a CDS encoding acetylxylan esterase: protein MLTENDVPELWAYRSSYREPADFDAFWKDTLDAARVHEPRLELTPVDTDLETVDVYDAVFPGFGGHPVHGWLRLPRHRSGPLPAVVQFHGYGSGRGAPVEDLLWASAGYAHLLVDTRGQGGAWAGGGATGDPVGSGPSHPGFLTRGIEDKDTYVYRRVFTDAVRAVEALRTSPHADPDRVAVTGPSQGGGIALAVAGLVPGLRAAHFQAPFLCDVRQATRLTGEQPYAELIGYLGARRDRVEQTFRTLGYFDGLAFARRATAPAWFSAGLRDEVCPPATTLAAYHLYGGPRQMRLWEFNGHDAGGPEDLVLALSAFRALLKTSSHHPHQEPSRKKES, encoded by the coding sequence GTGCTGACCGAGAACGACGTCCCCGAACTGTGGGCCTACCGCAGCAGCTACCGCGAGCCCGCCGACTTCGACGCCTTCTGGAAGGACACCCTGGACGCCGCCCGCGTCCACGAGCCCCGGCTGGAGCTCACCCCGGTCGACACCGACCTGGAGACCGTGGACGTCTACGACGCGGTGTTCCCCGGCTTCGGGGGCCATCCGGTGCACGGCTGGCTGCGGCTGCCGCGCCACCGCAGCGGCCCCCTGCCCGCGGTCGTGCAGTTCCACGGCTACGGCAGCGGACGGGGCGCCCCCGTCGAGGACCTGCTGTGGGCCTCCGCGGGGTACGCCCACCTGCTGGTGGACACCCGCGGCCAGGGCGGCGCCTGGGCGGGCGGAGGCGCCACCGGCGACCCGGTCGGCAGCGGCCCCTCGCACCCCGGGTTCCTCACCCGCGGCATCGAGGACAAGGACACCTACGTCTACCGCCGAGTCTTCACCGACGCCGTCCGCGCCGTCGAGGCCCTGCGCACCTCGCCGCACGCCGACCCCGACCGCGTCGCGGTGACCGGACCCAGCCAGGGCGGCGGCATCGCCCTGGCGGTCGCGGGACTCGTGCCGGGACTGCGCGCCGCGCACTTCCAGGCGCCGTTCCTGTGCGACGTCCGGCAGGCCACCCGGCTCACCGGCGAGCAGCCGTACGCGGAGCTCATCGGCTACCTCGGCGCCCGCCGGGACCGGGTCGAGCAGACCTTCCGGACCCTCGGCTACTTCGACGGCCTCGCCTTCGCCCGCCGTGCCACCGCGCCCGCCTGGTTCTCCGCCGGACTGCGCGACGAGGTCTGCCCGCCGGCCACCACCCTCGCCGCCTACCACCTCTACGGCGGGCCCCGGCAGATGCGGCTGTGGGAGTTCAACGGCCACGACGCCGGCGGCCCCGAGGACCTGGTCCTCGCTCTGAGCGCGTTCCGCGCACTCCTCAAGACGTCGTCCCACCACCCTCACCAGGAACCGTCCCGAAAGAAGGAATCATGA